In one Panulirus ornatus isolate Po-2019 chromosome 25, ASM3632096v1, whole genome shotgun sequence genomic region, the following are encoded:
- the LOC139757161 gene encoding carbohydrate sulfotransferase 11-like: MARTAYGRVRASRSTPTKWGKTTFWGILLFVVSTCTIMRTSGIDYPKMGVLHWILRQEGEKQPRHLQEEDRGTQFQKGFPLNMTWEQVQETRVGHMVHTCRSLNLNQTLDFVVMKHLLVDTRHKALMCFVPKVACTSWKRLWFWLAGLLEDDDDVMSLTRAEVHGPFLPSLASTKFTETKKEEILKTYKKFLFTRHPLDRLISAYRDKLESYDEESNFDFHKHVGQEVERMVRGKVTGQGHNVTFPEFMRWVTPPNGTWTLAQKNEHWRPMVELCAPCAVQYNAVGRYENLQLEMNATLHWLGVGQYADRFPPAYGPVHQTKELHQRYFQRLTPADKLRFLRTYLLDFLLFGYDMP; this comes from the exons ATGGCCAGGACCGCGTATGGCAGGGTCAG GGCTTCGAGGTCAACACCAACCAAGTGGGGGAAAACCACCTTCTGGGGCATACTGCTCTTCGTGGTCTCCACCTGCACGATCATGAGGACCTCAG gcATCGACTATCCCAAGATGGGCGTCCTCCACTGGATcctgaggcaggagggagagaagcaGCCCCGGcatctgcaggaggaggaccgCGGgacgcag TTCCAGAAGGGGTTCCCGCTGAACATGACGTGGGAGCAGGTGCAGGAGACACGTGTGGGGCACATGGTCCACACCTGCAGGTCCCTCAACCTGAACCAGACGCTGGACTTTGTGGTGATGAAGCACCTGCTGGTCGACACTAGACACAAAGCCCTCATGTGCTTCGTGCCCAAG GTGGCGTGCACGTCGTGGAAGCGCCTCTGGTTCTGGTTGGCTGGGCTGCTGGAAGACGACGATGACGTCATGTCGTTGACCAGGGCCGAAGTCCACGGGCCTTTCCTGCCCAGCTTGGCCAGCACCAAGTTCACAG AGACGAAGAAGGAGGAGATCCTCAAGACCTACAAGAAGTTCCTCTTCACCCGCCATCCGCTGGATCGGCTCATCTCGGCCTACCGGGACAAGCTGGAGAGCTACGATGAAGAGAGCAACTTCGACTTTCACAAGCACGTGGGCCAGGAGGTGGAGAGGATGGTCAGGGGCAAG GTGACAGGTCAAGGTCACAACGTGACCTTTCCTGAGTTCATGAGATGGGTCACACCTCCCAACGGTACCTGGACCTTGGCTCAAAAGAACGAACACTGGAGGCCTATGGTGGAGCTCTGCGCCCCATGTGCTGTACAG TACAACGCGGTGGGACGCTACGAGAACCTACAACTGGAGATGAACGCCACCCTCCACTGGCTCGGGGTCGGCCAGTATGCCGATCGTTTCCCGCCCGCCTACGGCCCCGTCCACCAGACCAAAGAGCTACACCAGCGATATTTCCAGCGCCTCACCCCCGCCGATAAGCTACGCTTCCTCAGGACGTATCTCCTGGACTTCCTACTCTTCGGATACGACATGCCTTAA